A genomic region of bacterium contains the following coding sequences:
- a CDS encoding BadF/BadG/BcrA/BcrD ATPase family protein, protein MDYFLGVDGGASGTACAVATGDGAVIGIGHAGPSNHILAPGGRERARAALDGALGHTLAAAGLGPVEFRAAQFGMTGITRGTEQARAFAQVVTDTLKAAAVLIENDAVIARAGALAGRPGVIVIAGTGSVAFGEDPNGRQARAGGWGYLFGDEGSGFAIGCGAVRAALHARDGTGEPTMLVERLDEAAGMPLTDIPMAFYEGRIDRSKIAALSPVVARAAEERDPVARRLIDEAAAALARLVAAVIAQLRWPDGPVAVGPVGGVFEAGRTILRPLADALARTAPSAVLVPPRLEPAAGAVLLAMRAAGVPLIPPVLALLAATWELRRAGAPARP, encoded by the coding sequence ATGGACTACTTTCTCGGCGTCGACGGCGGCGCGTCCGGCACCGCCTGCGCCGTGGCCACCGGCGACGGGGCCGTCATCGGCATCGGGCACGCCGGCCCGAGCAATCACATTCTCGCCCCGGGCGGCCGCGAGCGCGCCCGCGCGGCGCTGGACGGCGCGCTCGGCCACACCCTCGCCGCCGCAGGATTGGGACCCGTGGAGTTTCGCGCGGCGCAGTTCGGGATGACCGGGATCACCCGCGGGACGGAGCAGGCGCGCGCGTTCGCGCAGGTCGTCACCGACACGCTCAAAGCGGCCGCCGTGCTGATCGAGAACGACGCGGTGATCGCCCGCGCCGGCGCGCTGGCGGGACGTCCCGGTGTGATCGTGATCGCCGGCACCGGCTCGGTGGCGTTCGGTGAAGACCCGAACGGACGGCAGGCCCGTGCCGGCGGCTGGGGCTACCTTTTCGGCGACGAAGGCAGCGGGTTCGCGATCGGATGCGGCGCCGTGCGCGCCGCGCTGCACGCCCGCGACGGCACCGGCGAGCCGACGATGCTCGTCGAGCGCCTGGACGAGGCGGCGGGCATGCCCCTCACCGACATTCCGATGGCCTTCTACGAAGGACGGATCGACCGGTCCAAGATCGCGGCGCTGTCCCCCGTGGTGGCGCGCGCGGCGGAGGAGCGCGACCCGGTCGCGCGGCGCCTCATCGACGAAGCGGCGGCGGCGCTGGCCCGGCTCGTGGCCGCCGTGATCGCGCAGCTGCGCTGGCCGGACGGACCGGTGGCCGTCGGCCCGGTCGGCGGCGTGTTCGAGGCCGGCCGCACGATTCTCCGTCCCCTCGCGGACGCGCTCGCACGCACCGCGCCGTCCGCGGTGCTGGTGCCGCCGAGACTCGAACCGGCCGCCGGGGCCGTGCTGCTCGCGATGCGCGCCGCGGGCGTGCCGCTGATCCCGCCGGTGCTGGCGCTGCTCGCGGCGACGTGGGAGTTGCGCCGCGCGGGCGCGCCGGCGCGCCCCTGA
- a CDS encoding anhydro-N-acetylmuramic acid kinase gives MGWPWLDALIAKPTKRIVGLISGTSADGIAAALADVTTGGDPDHPEVALRGFAMSPFPDEVRARVLHAVIEPLTTQSLASLSYLLGELFAEAARGVVRAAGLGLDDVDLIASHGQTVAHVGVPDPADPWARAATMQIAEPAIIAARTGRPVIADFRGADIAAGGQAAPFVPYADLLLLGAAHGRIALNLGGIANFTVLPPNPRRDDVYAFDCGPSNMVIDGLVRHFSGGADRFDRDGRRAARGTVRKDVLAELMRDPFVTAAPPKTAGHEQYGQPFLRALLARWGDVSEDDLIATATAFSADAVAWNIAHYVAPAHSVDELIASGGGTHNPVLMKRLAEAVAPIRVRRIDDAGIPSDAKEALAFALLGHASLMGRPGALPRVTGARYAAILGTWTWPPLSRPRA, from the coding sequence ATGGGATGGCCCTGGCTCGACGCGTTGATCGCGAAGCCCACCAAGCGCATCGTCGGTCTGATCTCCGGCACCTCCGCGGACGGCATCGCCGCCGCCCTGGCCGACGTCACGACGGGCGGGGACCCCGACCACCCCGAGGTCGCGCTGCGCGGGTTCGCGATGTCGCCGTTTCCGGACGAAGTCCGCGCCCGCGTGCTGCACGCGGTCATCGAGCCGCTGACCACACAGTCGCTGGCGTCGCTCTCCTATCTGCTCGGGGAACTGTTCGCGGAGGCGGCGCGCGGGGTGGTGCGGGCCGCGGGCCTGGGGCTCGACGACGTGGACCTCATCGCATCACACGGCCAGACGGTCGCCCACGTGGGCGTGCCCGACCCGGCCGACCCCTGGGCGCGCGCCGCCACGATGCAGATCGCCGAGCCGGCCATCATCGCCGCGCGGACGGGCCGTCCCGTGATCGCGGACTTCCGCGGCGCGGACATCGCGGCCGGCGGGCAGGCCGCCCCCTTCGTCCCCTACGCCGATCTACTGCTGCTCGGCGCCGCCCACGGACGCATCGCGTTGAACCTCGGCGGCATCGCGAACTTCACGGTGCTGCCGCCGAATCCCCGGCGCGACGACGTCTACGCGTTCGACTGCGGACCGTCCAACATGGTGATCGACGGGCTGGTCCGGCACTTCAGCGGCGGCGCCGACCGGTTCGATCGCGACGGACGGCGCGCGGCGCGCGGCACCGTCCGCAAGGACGTGCTCGCCGAGTTGATGCGGGATCCGTTCGTCACCGCCGCGCCGCCGAAGACGGCCGGGCACGAGCAGTACGGCCAACCGTTCCTTCGCGCGCTGCTCGCGCGCTGGGGCGACGTGTCCGAGGACGATCTGATCGCCACGGCCACCGCGTTTTCCGCGGACGCGGTCGCCTGGAACATCGCGCACTACGTGGCGCCGGCGCACTCGGTCGACGAGCTGATCGCGTCGGGCGGCGGGACGCATAACCCGGTGCTGATGAAGCGCCTGGCCGAGGCCGTCGCGCCCATCCGCGTCCGGCGCATCGACGACGCCGGCATCCCGAGCGACGCGAAGGAGGCGTTGGCCTTCGCTTTGCTGGGACACGCGAGCCTGATGGGCCGGCCCGGCGCCCTGCCCCGCGTGACCGGCGCGAGGTACGCGGCGATCCTCGGCACCTGGACGTGGCCGCCGCTCTCCCGGCCGCGGGCGTGA
- a CDS encoding putative N-acetylmannosamine-6-phosphate 2-epimerase, whose product MSSVNGAALLESLRGRLIVSCQASAPSPLRRPDIIAALAECAVLGGAAGVRIDSPEDVAAARARVRVPIVGLFKQRTGSPVYITPTFEAGHAVARAGADIVAVQATRERAEHAEPLGPLVERLHRECGVLVMADVSTRDEGAAAEAAGADVVATTMAGYTPHSRQMPGPDLRLVEELAAALSVPIVAEGRIQTPDAAAAARRAGAWAVVVGRAITMPEAITARFAQAVESAR is encoded by the coding sequence GTGTCTTCCGTGAACGGCGCGGCGCTCCTCGAATCGCTGCGCGGCCGCCTGATCGTCTCCTGCCAGGCCTCCGCCCCGAGTCCGCTCCGGCGTCCGGACATCATCGCGGCGCTCGCGGAGTGCGCCGTCCTCGGCGGCGCGGCGGGCGTGCGGATCGACTCGCCGGAGGATGTGGCGGCCGCGCGGGCCCGGGTGCGCGTCCCGATCGTCGGACTGTTCAAGCAGCGCACCGGCTCGCCGGTCTACATCACGCCGACGTTCGAAGCCGGGCACGCGGTGGCGCGGGCCGGCGCCGACATCGTCGCCGTGCAGGCGACGCGCGAACGGGCGGAGCACGCGGAGCCGCTCGGGCCGCTCGTCGAGCGCCTCCACCGTGAGTGCGGCGTGCTCGTCATGGCCGACGTCTCGACCCGCGACGAGGGCGCCGCCGCCGAGGCGGCCGGCGCCGACGTCGTCGCGACGACGATGGCGGGCTACACGCCGCACAGCCGGCAGATGCCGGGCCCCGATCTGCGGCTCGTCGAGGAGCTGGCCGCCGCGCTTTCGGTCCCGATCGTCGCGGAGGGACGGATTCAGACGCCGGACGCCGCGGCCGCGGCGCGCCGGGCCGGCGCGTGGGCCGTCGTCGTCGGCCGCGCGATCACGATGCCGGAGGCAATCACCGCCCGGTTCGCCCAAGCGGTTGAAAGCGCTCGATAA
- the glpK gene encoding glycerol kinase GlpK, with amino-acid sequence MGATAGAGGGSAGARIVAIDQGTTGTRCIVFDDAGRPRAAAYTEHRQSAPRPGWLEHDPEEIWTATARVVADALARAGAGSARPRPTVAAVGVANQRETVVVWDRHTGRPIYPAIVWQDTRTRDACEALIRDGAAETIGARTGLPVATYFSATKLAWILDHVPGARSRAERGDLCAGTVDAWLIWRLTGGPDGGVHVTDPTNASRTMLMDLRTRTWDPDLLDLFHIPPAILPEIRSSSERYGVTRRDGPFGEAVAVCGALGDQQAALVGQACYRPGDAKNTYGTGCFLLQHTGAEPARSAAGLVSTVAYAFPSQVAYALEGSIAIAGAAVQWLRDDLGIIRTAGETAGLAASVPDTGGAYFVPAFSGLFAPYWDMTARGAIVGLTRYVTRAHLVRATLEAICYQTRDVVDAMQRDTGLRLAALRVDGGASRNDVLMQLQADLLGLPVVRASIGETTALGAAYAAGLAEGVWESLEAAGRSWAADRTFEPAMPAAEREERYAGWRRAVERARGWAKEANS; translated from the coding sequence ATGGGCGCGACCGCCGGAGCCGGCGGCGGATCAGCGGGCGCGCGCATCGTGGCGATCGACCAGGGCACGACGGGCACGCGCTGCATCGTCTTCGACGACGCCGGCCGTCCGCGTGCCGCCGCCTACACCGAACACCGCCAGTCGGCCCCGCGGCCGGGCTGGCTCGAGCACGACCCGGAGGAGATCTGGACCGCGACGGCCCGGGTGGTCGCCGACGCGCTGGCCCGGGCCGGCGCGGGATCCGCGCGGCCGCGGCCAACGGTGGCCGCCGTCGGCGTCGCCAACCAGCGCGAGACGGTGGTGGTCTGGGATCGGCACACCGGCCGGCCGATCTATCCCGCGATCGTCTGGCAGGATACGCGCACCCGCGACGCCTGCGAGGCGCTGATCCGAGACGGCGCGGCGGAGACGATCGGGGCGCGGACCGGTCTGCCGGTCGCGACGTACTTCTCGGCGACCAAACTCGCGTGGATCCTCGACCACGTACCGGGCGCGCGATCGCGCGCCGAACGCGGCGACCTCTGCGCCGGCACGGTCGATGCGTGGCTCATCTGGCGGCTGACCGGCGGGCCCGACGGCGGCGTGCACGTCACCGATCCCACCAACGCGTCGCGCACGATGCTGATGGATCTCCGGACGCGCACGTGGGATCCGGACCTGCTCGACCTGTTCCACATCCCGCCGGCGATCCTGCCCGAGATCCGCTCGAGCAGCGAGCGGTACGGGGTGACGCGCCGCGACGGGCCCTTTGGTGAGGCGGTCGCCGTCTGCGGCGCGCTCGGCGACCAGCAGGCCGCGCTCGTCGGCCAGGCGTGCTACCGGCCGGGCGACGCGAAGAACACGTACGGGACGGGGTGCTTCCTGCTGCAGCACACCGGCGCGGAGCCGGCGCGCAGCGCCGCCGGCTTGGTCTCCACGGTCGCGTACGCGTTCCCCTCGCAGGTCGCGTACGCGCTGGAGGGCTCGATTGCGATCGCCGGCGCGGCCGTACAGTGGCTGCGCGACGATCTCGGCATCATTCGCACGGCCGGAGAGACGGCCGGCCTGGCCGCGTCGGTCCCCGACACCGGCGGCGCCTACTTCGTGCCCGCGTTCTCCGGGTTGTTCGCGCCGTACTGGGACATGACGGCGCGCGGCGCGATCGTCGGGCTGACGCGGTACGTCACGCGGGCGCACCTCGTGCGCGCCACGCTCGAAGCGATCTGCTACCAGACGCGCGACGTGGTCGACGCGATGCAGCGCGACACCGGCCTGCGCCTCGCGGCGCTGCGCGTGGACGGGGGCGCCTCGCGCAACGACGTGCTGATGCAGCTGCAGGCGGACCTGCTCGGCCTGCCGGTGGTGCGCGCGTCGATCGGGGAGACGACGGCCCTCGGCGCCGCCTATGCCGCCGGACTGGCCGAGGGGGTGTGGGAGTCGCTCGAGGCGGCGGGCCGGTCGTGGGCGGCGGACCGGACGTTCGAGCCGGCCATGCCCGCCGCCGAACGTGAGGAACGGTACGCCGGATGGCGGCGCGCGGTCGAGCGCGCACGCGGATGGGCGAAGGAGGCGAACTCGTGA
- a CDS encoding S9 family peptidase gives MPQARALSYGSWPSPITADLVAASGIGLEQVMLDGDDVYWIETRPEEGGRSVVVRRQASGAVTDATPAPFNARTRVHEYGGGAYAVRGAVVFFSSFDDGRLYRCGPGEPPSAITPEGEYRYADLVIDLRRDRLVCVREDHTTSDREAVNTIVSVSCRGGVAPRVLVSGGDFYSAPRLSADGSRLAWLTWNHPNMPWDGTELWVGELARDGTVAGARRVAGGPNESVLQPEWGPDGTLYFLADPAGWWNPYRWRDGKVEAVLKAASEFGGPAWRLGQSTYAVAPDGRLVCVHRAEGGSRLAWLDPARGVLEPIALPYTSLDSVRCGRPGIAFIGGSPTDFPSVVLTDLRARRIDALRKAAAAPVDAAYLSRPEPVEFPTEGGLTAHALYYAPANPDATGPADERPPLIVSVHGGPTGAASSTLNLGVQYWTSRGFAVVDVNYGGSTGYGRAYRERLYGQWGVVDVDDAINAARHLIERGVADPERVVIHGGSAGGYTTLAALTFRDFFAAGASYFGISDLVVFHEETHKFESRYDEHLIGPYPERLDLYKERSPIQSIDRLRAPLILFQGLEDKIVPPNQSEMIFEAAKRKGIPVAYIAYPGEQHGFRRAEHIKRTHEAELYFYSQIFGFPLAETVEPVPIENLEHAPRGRARRAGASGARARKTGDGGTHRAGEPAAAESTPAEPAAPPADDEQGQESRTGRGRGAARKKAR, from the coding sequence ATGCCCCAGGCCCGTGCGCTGTCGTACGGCTCGTGGCCCTCCCCGATCACGGCGGATCTCGTCGCCGCATCGGGCATCGGCCTCGAGCAGGTCATGCTCGACGGCGACGACGTGTATTGGATCGAGACCCGGCCCGAGGAAGGCGGCCGGTCCGTCGTCGTGCGGCGGCAGGCGTCGGGCGCCGTCACCGACGCCACCCCCGCGCCGTTCAACGCGCGAACCCGCGTCCACGAGTACGGCGGCGGCGCCTACGCGGTGCGCGGCGCCGTCGTGTTCTTCTCCTCGTTTGACGACGGACGCCTCTACCGCTGCGGGCCGGGCGAGCCCCCGTCGGCGATCACCCCGGAGGGCGAATACCGCTACGCCGATCTGGTCATCGACCTTCGCCGCGACCGTCTCGTGTGCGTGCGGGAAGACCACACCACGTCGGACCGCGAGGCGGTCAACACCATCGTGAGCGTCTCGTGCCGGGGCGGCGTGGCGCCGCGCGTGCTCGTCTCGGGCGGCGATTTTTATTCCGCGCCGCGACTCTCCGCCGACGGCTCTCGCCTCGCCTGGCTGACCTGGAACCACCCCAACATGCCGTGGGACGGGACGGAGCTGTGGGTCGGCGAGCTCGCGCGCGACGGCACGGTCGCGGGCGCGCGCCGCGTCGCGGGCGGGCCCAACGAGTCGGTGCTGCAGCCGGAATGGGGCCCCGACGGCACGTTGTACTTCCTCGCCGATCCGGCGGGGTGGTGGAATCCGTATCGCTGGCGCGACGGCAAGGTCGAGGCGGTGCTCAAGGCCGCGTCGGAGTTCGGCGGGCCGGCGTGGCGGCTCGGGCAGTCCACGTACGCGGTCGCGCCGGACGGCCGGCTGGTGTGCGTGCACCGCGCGGAGGGCGGCTCGCGCCTCGCGTGGCTGGATCCGGCGCGCGGCGTCCTGGAGCCGATCGCGCTGCCGTATACGTCGCTCGACAGCGTCCGGTGCGGGCGGCCGGGCATCGCGTTCATCGGCGGGTCGCCGACCGACTTCCCGTCCGTGGTGCTGACGGATCTGCGGGCGCGGCGCATCGACGCGCTGCGGAAGGCCGCGGCCGCGCCGGTCGACGCGGCGTATCTCTCGCGGCCCGAGCCCGTGGAGTTTCCCACGGAGGGCGGGCTGACCGCGCACGCCCTGTACTACGCGCCGGCGAATCCGGACGCGACGGGGCCCGCCGACGAGCGGCCCCCGCTGATCGTCAGCGTGCACGGCGGCCCGACCGGCGCCGCGTCATCGACCCTCAACCTGGGCGTGCAATATTGGACCAGCCGCGGCTTCGCGGTGGTGGACGTGAACTACGGCGGCAGCACGGGCTACGGACGGGCGTACCGCGAGCGGCTCTACGGCCAGTGGGGGGTCGTGGACGTCGACGACGCCATCAACGCGGCGCGCCACCTGATCGAGCGGGGGGTGGCGGATCCGGAGCGCGTCGTGATCCACGGCGGCAGCGCCGGCGGATACACGACGCTGGCCGCGCTGACCTTCCGCGATTTCTTCGCCGCCGGGGCGAGCTACTTCGGGATCAGCGACCTCGTCGTCTTCCACGAGGAGACCCACAAGTTCGAGTCGCGATACGACGAGCATCTCATCGGTCCCTATCCGGAGCGGCTCGATCTCTATAAGGAGCGGTCTCCGATTCAGTCGATCGACCGGCTGCGCGCGCCGCTGATCCTGTTCCAGGGGCTCGAGGACAAGATCGTGCCGCCGAACCAGTCCGAGATGATCTTCGAGGCGGCCAAGCGCAAAGGGATCCCGGTCGCGTACATCGCGTATCCGGGCGAGCAGCACGGTTTCCGCCGCGCGGAGCACATCAAGCGCACGCACGAGGCGGAGCTCTATTTCTACTCGCAGATCTTCGGCTTCCCGCTGGCCGAGACCGTCGAGCCGGTGCCGATCGAGAACCTCGAGCACGCCCCGCGCGGGCGTGCGCGGCGCGCCGGCGCCTCCGGCGCGCGCGCCCGCAAGACCGGCGACGGCGGCACTCATCGGGCCGGCGAACCGGCGGCCGCCGAGTCAACCCCGGCCGAACCCGCCGCGCCTCCGGCGGACGACGAGCAGGGCCAGGAGTCCCGCACGGGACGCGGCCGCGGCGCCGCCCGCAAGAAGGCCCGCTAG
- a CDS encoding CehA/McbA family metallohydrolase, with translation MSRLLNPFARPGRWYRGVWHCHTTESDGARAVEEAVAWYAGRGYDFLAITDHNRVTAAPPSAAAGSLVLVPGVEVDAGRTGAGTAFHILGIGLRRMIDVPRESAARHALPAQTIVDRLRAAGSVVFVAHPYWSGVVVDDLMPLRDIAGIEVFNANVEEDIGKGHSGVHWDDCLARRKPLLGAANDDTHWKFADHGKAWTMLRAETLTPESVAAGLAAGSFYASTGVTLENVTFDGDTATVRIAEPGAREVRFVCDTRWGSRVRAEGTPLHEASHVLRGREGYLRIEVTGADGTMAWTNPLFVER, from the coding sequence GTGAGCCGGCTGCTCAATCCGTTTGCGCGTCCGGGACGCTGGTACCGGGGCGTGTGGCACTGCCATACCACCGAATCCGACGGCGCGCGCGCCGTCGAAGAGGCGGTCGCCTGGTACGCCGGGCGCGGCTACGACTTTCTCGCCATCACGGACCACAATCGGGTGACCGCCGCGCCGCCGTCCGCGGCCGCCGGCAGTCTCGTCCTCGTCCCCGGGGTCGAGGTGGACGCGGGCCGTACCGGCGCCGGCACCGCGTTTCACATCCTCGGCATCGGCCTGCGCCGGATGATCGACGTGCCGAGAGAATCGGCGGCCCGCCACGCCCTGCCGGCCCAGACGATCGTCGACCGCCTTCGCGCCGCGGGGAGCGTCGTCTTCGTCGCGCATCCCTACTGGAGCGGAGTGGTGGTGGACGACCTCATGCCGCTCCGCGATATCGCGGGGATCGAGGTGTTCAACGCCAACGTCGAGGAAGACATCGGGAAAGGGCACAGCGGCGTCCACTGGGACGACTGTCTCGCCCGCCGGAAACCGCTCCTCGGGGCGGCCAACGACGACACCCACTGGAAGTTCGCCGACCACGGAAAGGCCTGGACAATGCTGCGGGCAGAGACGCTGACGCCCGAGTCGGTGGCGGCGGGTCTGGCCGCGGGGTCCTTCTACGCGTCGACCGGCGTCACGCTCGAGAACGTCACGTTCGACGGCGACACGGCGACGGTGCGCATCGCGGAGCCCGGCGCCCGCGAGGTGCGCTTCGTCTGCGACACGCGGTGGGGCAGCCGGGTGCGGGCGGAAGGGACGCCGCTGCATGAGGCGTCGCACGTGCTGCGGGGACGGGAGGGCTACCTGCGGATCGAGGTCACGGGCGCGGACGGCACGATGGCATGGACGAATCCGCTGTTCGTCGAGCGGTGA
- the murQ gene encoding N-acetylmuramic acid 6-phosphate etherase, protein MSTHERSTEAANPATRDLDLLPVLEQARLMNAEDHRVPEAVAAALPAVATAVARVAEALGRGGRLFYVGAGTSGRIAALDAAECPPTFGTDPEMVQAVLAGGLTAMVEAVEGAEDDAAAGAREMDVRGVSPADVVVGVAASGETPFTVAAVRRARERGAWTAGIACNTGSSLEAASDLAIVPLVGPEVVGGSTRLKAGTAQKLVLNMLSTLAMVRLGKVYGNLMVGLRATNVKLRRRAARIVAAAASTGEGQADAALGLAGGRVPVAIVMLRLGLDADAAAERLERAGGSIRRALGEAN, encoded by the coding sequence ATGTCCACCCATGAGCGCAGCACCGAAGCCGCCAACCCCGCGACGCGGGATCTCGACCTGCTGCCGGTGCTCGAGCAGGCGCGCCTGATGAACGCGGAAGATCACCGGGTGCCGGAGGCCGTCGCCGCCGCGCTGCCGGCGGTCGCGACCGCCGTCGCGCGCGTCGCCGAGGCGCTCGGGCGCGGGGGGCGGCTCTTCTACGTCGGCGCCGGGACGAGCGGACGCATCGCCGCCCTCGACGCGGCGGAGTGTCCGCCGACCTTCGGCACCGATCCGGAGATGGTGCAGGCCGTGCTGGCCGGCGGGCTCACGGCGATGGTCGAAGCGGTCGAAGGCGCGGAGGACGACGCGGCGGCCGGGGCGCGCGAAATGGACGTCCGCGGCGTGAGCCCCGCCGACGTGGTCGTCGGCGTCGCCGCGAGCGGCGAGACGCCGTTCACCGTCGCCGCGGTGCGCCGGGCCCGCGAGCGCGGGGCGTGGACCGCCGGGATCGCGTGCAACACGGGGTCGTCGCTCGAGGCGGCGTCCGACCTCGCCATCGTCCCGCTCGTCGGGCCGGAGGTGGTCGGCGGCAGCACGCGGCTCAAAGCCGGGACGGCGCAGAAGCTGGTCCTCAACATGCTGAGCACCCTCGCGATGGTGCGGCTCGGCAAGGTGTACGGGAACCTCATGGTCGGCCTCCGGGCGACGAACGTCAAACTGCGCCGCCGCGCGGCGCGCATCGTCGCCGCGGCGGCCTCCACCGGCGAGGGCCAGGCGGACGCCGCCCTCGGCCTCGCCGGCGGACGGGTCCCCGTGGCGATCGTCATGCTCCGTCTCGGTCTCGACGCGGACGCGGCCGCGGAACGGCTCGAGCGCGCGGGCGGATCGATACGGCGCGCCCTTGGGGAGGCGAACTGA
- a CDS encoding glycerophosphodiester phosphodiesterase family protein, whose product MNASAGRWRRFHPGGRVLGVAHRGASREAPENTLAAFHLALAAGAPAVECDVQRTRDGRLIVIHDQTVDRTTDGRGTAAALTFEEIRRLDAGSWFGPAFAGERVPALDEVLGLVRDRAFVLLEIKNGPMFYEGIEAQVADALRRHGMLEAALVISFDHPAVRTMRAAAPDVATGVIYTGRLADARGAARAADADALCPGWSLLTAGVVAEAHDAGLGVVPWTVDEEAAMRRCLAWGVDGVTSNDVRLLTRVLGR is encoded by the coding sequence GTGAACGCGTCCGCAGGACGGTGGCGTCGTTTCCATCCCGGTGGACGCGTGCTCGGCGTCGCGCACCGCGGGGCGTCGCGGGAAGCTCCCGAGAACACGCTCGCCGCGTTCCACCTCGCGCTCGCCGCGGGGGCGCCCGCGGTCGAGTGCGACGTGCAGCGCACCCGGGATGGACGGCTCATCGTCATCCACGACCAGACGGTCGACCGCACAACGGACGGACGGGGGACCGCCGCCGCTCTGACGTTCGAGGAGATCCGGCGGCTCGACGCCGGATCCTGGTTTGGCCCGGCGTTTGCGGGCGAGCGCGTTCCGGCGCTCGACGAGGTGCTCGGTCTGGTGCGGGATCGGGCGTTTGTCTTGCTCGAGATCAAAAACGGGCCGATGTTCTACGAGGGCATCGAGGCGCAGGTCGCCGACGCGCTGCGGCGGCACGGAATGCTCGAGGCGGCGCTGGTGATCTCGTTCGATCACCCCGCGGTGCGGACGATGCGGGCGGCGGCGCCGGACGTGGCGACCGGGGTCATCTACACCGGCCGGCTGGCCGACGCCCGCGGCGCGGCCCGGGCCGCGGACGCCGACGCGCTGTGCCCGGGGTGGAGTCTTCTCACCGCCGGAGTCGTGGCGGAGGCGCACGATGCCGGGCTCGGGGTGGTTCCCTGGACCGTTGACGAGGAGGCCGCGATGCGGCGCTGCCTCGCGTGGGGGGTCGACGGCGTCACGTCGAACGACGTGCGGCTCCTCACCCGGGTGCTCGGACGGTGA
- a CDS encoding serine hydrolase, translated as MSAGRFAEAVRLLDGAAGAAYPGAVLAVLWRGDVVLRHAAGRTAAREGAPAVTPETVYDLASLTKVTATLPLVLQAVAEGRVALEDPVPVHLPESPHHNVTIKHLLTHTSGLPAWIPFYLRTMGGDAVVRGAATTPLVAQPGAQVTYSDVGFVLLGEIVRRTFGAPLDVLAKTRLYEPLEMTRTGYRPVRAAGTGQAPGAGPAAGAAGGGEDLRAIAPTEDGTAVEQQMTQDPQWAEAGRRHTWRRYLIWGEVHDSNAHAMGGVSGHAGLFGTAGDLLAYARMWLANGRGPHARVLEPALVREAVAPQTPPPKIRGLGWALTGEQGWWRDALSPRAFGHTGFTGTSIVVDPARDLAIVLLSNAVHLGRDRTGILTLRPEIAAAIAAAIS; from the coding sequence ATGAGCGCCGGCCGGTTCGCCGAGGCCGTTCGCCTCCTCGACGGCGCAGCCGGCGCGGCGTACCCGGGCGCCGTGCTCGCGGTGCTCTGGCGCGGCGACGTCGTCCTGCGCCACGCGGCCGGCCGCACCGCGGCGCGCGAGGGAGCGCCCGCGGTCACGCCCGAGACCGTCTACGATCTCGCCTCGCTCACCAAGGTCACCGCCACGCTGCCGCTCGTGCTCCAGGCCGTGGCGGAAGGCCGGGTGGCGCTCGAGGACCCCGTCCCGGTCCATCTCCCCGAGTCTCCTCATCACAACGTCACGATCAAACATCTGCTCACGCACACGTCGGGACTGCCGGCGTGGATTCCCTTCTACCTGCGAACGATGGGGGGCGACGCCGTCGTGCGCGGCGCGGCGACGACACCGCTCGTCGCCCAGCCCGGCGCGCAGGTCACGTACAGCGACGTCGGGTTCGTGCTGCTCGGCGAAATCGTCCGGCGGACGTTCGGCGCGCCGCTCGACGTGCTGGCGAAAACACGTCTCTACGAACCCCTCGAGATGACGCGCACGGGCTACCGGCCGGTGCGCGCCGCCGGCACCGGCCAGGCTCCCGGCGCCGGACCGGCGGCCGGGGCCGCCGGCGGCGGGGAAGATCTGCGCGCGATCGCACCGACCGAAGACGGCACCGCGGTCGAACAACAAATGACGCAGGATCCGCAGTGGGCCGAGGCGGGGCGCCGGCATACCTGGCGGCGGTACCTTATCTGGGGCGAGGTCCACGACAGCAACGCGCACGCGATGGGCGGTGTCTCCGGGCATGCGGGCCTCTTCGGCACGGCCGGCGACCTCCTCGCATACGCGCGGATGTGGCTGGCGAACGGCCGCGGACCGCACGCCCGCGTCCTCGAGCCCGCGCTCGTCCGGGAAGCGGTGGCGCCGCAGACGCCGCCGCCGAAGATCCGCGGCCTCGGATGGGCGCTCACGGGCGAGCAGGGCTGGTGGCGCGACGCGCTCTCGCCGCGCGCGTTCGGCCACACCGGCTTCACCGGCACGTCGATCGTCGTGGATCCGGCGCGAGACCTGGCGATCGTGCTGCTGTCGAACGCCGTCCACCTCGGCCGCGACCGCACCGGGATCTTGACGCTGCGGCCCGAGATCGCGGCGGCGATCGCCGCCGCGATCTCGTAG